Proteins encoded together in one Rossellomorea sp. y25 window:
- a CDS encoding amidohydrolase, which yields MRTVEHFINELSPTLTAFRRTFHQKPELGFTEYVTTYLIGKELINLGFTIHLGKDALDSSERIGIPSPKYLAKQEERAIKEGVEKSWIDKMKGGHTGLAATFDTGKPGPHMAFRFDIDALPIKESDDPQHHLPTREGFRSQYEGVMHACGHDGHAAIGLGVANFLSLYIDQLSGRFTLLFQPAEEGGRGAKAMVKKGWLENVDYFASGHIGIRDTKLGRVYATTHSFLASSKINVTYKGKAAHAGLEPEKGKNALLAAAAATLHLYNIPRHSDGATRVNVGRLQGGAGRNIIADEAHLEMETRGETTAINQYMQKEALRILQASGDLYGVETGIDVVGETVEAACNPEWIQWLKDMGEESPFISDIHDGLPLKASEDVTYMMNEVQSQGGKATFMVFGTGLKNGHHHHQFDFEEGVLKVAVDAFARLILKLSHHKEEVTS from the coding sequence ATGAGAACTGTTGAACATTTTATCAATGAACTATCACCGACACTCACTGCGTTCAGACGAACCTTTCATCAGAAGCCCGAACTTGGATTCACTGAATATGTCACCACTTATCTAATCGGAAAAGAATTAATCAACCTTGGCTTCACGATTCACCTTGGAAAAGATGCATTGGATTCCAGCGAACGAATCGGGATTCCCTCACCAAAATATTTAGCCAAACAAGAAGAACGGGCCATAAAGGAAGGCGTGGAAAAGAGCTGGATAGACAAAATGAAAGGCGGTCATACAGGATTGGCTGCCACATTTGATACAGGAAAGCCTGGTCCTCATATGGCATTCCGATTCGATATCGATGCTCTACCCATCAAAGAATCGGATGATCCGCAACACCACCTTCCGACTAGAGAAGGCTTTCGTTCACAATATGAAGGGGTCATGCATGCCTGTGGTCATGACGGTCACGCTGCTATCGGTCTGGGTGTGGCAAACTTCCTCTCGCTTTACATAGATCAGCTTTCTGGAAGGTTCACCCTTCTCTTCCAGCCAGCTGAAGAAGGTGGACGGGGAGCCAAAGCTATGGTGAAAAAAGGTTGGCTGGAGAATGTCGATTATTTTGCAAGCGGTCATATCGGCATACGGGATACAAAGCTTGGGCGAGTGTATGCTACAACTCATTCATTTCTCGCTTCCTCCAAAATCAACGTCACTTATAAAGGAAAAGCGGCCCACGCAGGTCTCGAGCCTGAAAAAGGGAAGAATGCTTTATTGGCAGCTGCTGCAGCAACTCTTCACCTTTACAATATCCCGCGCCATTCTGACGGGGCGACCAGGGTCAATGTCGGGAGGCTTCAAGGGGGAGCAGGCAGAAACATCATTGCCGATGAAGCTCACCTTGAAATGGAAACAAGAGGGGAAACGACTGCCATCAATCAGTACATGCAGAAAGAAGCCCTGCGGATCCTTCAAGCATCGGGAGACCTTTATGGGGTGGAAACCGGAATCGATGTGGTGGGAGAGACGGTTGAAGCAGCATGTAACCCTGAATGGATTCAGTGGTTAAAGGATATGGGCGAGGAAAGTCCATTTATATCCGATATCCATGATGGTTTACCTTTAAAGGCATCAGAGGATGTTACTTATATGATGAATGAGGTGCAAAGTCAGGGGGGCAAAGCAACCTTCATGGTATTCGGAACCGGATTGAAAAACGGACATCATCATCATCAATTTGATTTTGAA
- a CDS encoding M20 family metallopeptidase, producing the protein MKLKQLVQSVEKEVIELRRHFHQHPEMSGEEFETSKTIQVRLAEAGIPFKTGYAKTGVLGIIKGVKPGGTVALRADIDALPIQEENDLSYKSGTHNKMHACGHDAHTAMLVGTGKVLNQMKSEMAGTILLVFQPAEENAPVGGSRQMMDDGLFDEYKPDVIFGQHVWPDLPVGEVGVLPHEIMGASDRFKITVNGSGGHASMPHQSNDAIIIANNLITQLQTIVSRNTDPLDSAVLTIGKIEGGYRYNVIADEVSLEGTIRTFKPEVKDMVKNRFHSIIEGVGKSFDAQMTIDYLDGYPATVNSPQWAEEVRGAAQKVLGENSTPVVSPSLGGEDFSRFLKEYPGAFYWLGTSVKETETQYPLHDPRFKINESALVKGVEVMAQLALDTLKKLEKGVLKDENC; encoded by the coding sequence ATGAAGTTAAAGCAGCTTGTCCAATCAGTAGAAAAGGAAGTTATTGAATTACGCAGACACTTTCATCAGCATCCAGAGATGAGCGGTGAGGAGTTTGAAACATCGAAAACGATTCAGGTGAGATTGGCAGAAGCAGGTATCCCTTTTAAAACGGGCTATGCCAAAACAGGAGTGCTTGGCATCATTAAAGGAGTAAAGCCAGGAGGCACGGTTGCACTGAGAGCAGATATCGATGCTCTGCCAATTCAGGAGGAAAATGACCTTTCTTACAAATCCGGCACTCACAACAAAATGCATGCCTGCGGTCACGATGCTCATACCGCCATGCTGGTGGGTACAGGGAAAGTGTTGAATCAGATGAAATCGGAAATGGCAGGAACGATCCTTCTTGTCTTCCAGCCGGCGGAAGAAAATGCTCCTGTTGGAGGATCACGGCAAATGATGGACGATGGCTTATTTGATGAATATAAGCCTGATGTCATTTTCGGACAGCATGTGTGGCCGGATCTGCCTGTCGGGGAAGTCGGCGTGCTGCCTCATGAAATCATGGGAGCTTCGGACCGCTTTAAGATTACGGTTAATGGATCTGGCGGACATGCGAGCATGCCCCATCAATCGAATGATGCCATCATTATTGCCAACAACCTCATTACCCAGCTTCAAACGATCGTGAGCAGAAATACGGATCCCCTTGATTCTGCCGTCCTCACCATCGGAAAAATCGAGGGAGGTTACCGCTATAATGTCATTGCGGATGAAGTATCCTTAGAGGGAACCATCCGGACCTTCAAACCGGAAGTGAAAGATATGGTGAAGAATCGTTTCCACTCTATCATTGAAGGAGTGGGAAAAAGTTTCGATGCTCAAATGACGATTGATTATTTAGATGGGTACCCTGCAACAGTCAATTCACCACAATGGGCAGAAGAAGTGAGAGGCGCTGCACAAAAAGTTCTTGGAGAAAATTCCACCCCAGTGGTTTCCCCGTCTCTTGGAGGAGAGGATTTCTCTCGTTTTCTTAAAGAATATCCCGGTGCCTTCTACTGGCTGGGAACATCTGTGAAGGAAACAGAAACCCAATATCCCCTCCATGACCCGCGTTTTAAAATAAATGAAAGTGCTTTAGTAAAAGGGGTCGAAGTGATGGCTCAACTTGCACTGGATACCTTGAAAAAGCTTGAAAAAGGAGTCTTGAAAGATGAGAACTGTTGA